Proteins encoded by one window of Cryptococcus gattii WM276 chromosome K, complete sequence:
- a CDS encoding Mitotic growth and transcription activator, putative produces the protein MSAQEYFQSEENPSTASYDIPIDYAHPGDYQATPLPVYESVPQGHKGEDALDPINIEDHWMDLDIDDEGDVWFEEPWIPSSSLAVPNLSDSAVSPVSQNGNQRVVIAPSINSYPSPSDVRQRYCDLHQSECLHQRTPVESSSTERSNITLEDDLTQGTGLKHIDWPGVGLAFTLLLIILFAIHANWAGDGEKEDMKKEQGSSGSRSESKDRKTSNKTEGEMKRDKKESRGDEDKDKKEAKKKSGNEKDNDKDEKKLSSKSSSKANAAEGNDDREISKNKGHGDNKKDRSSNNSEKLKNDDKKSSKKSDKDDSHKKSDSKRDGKAGRGEKKEDKEKFSASGDKKGDKKSIDGEKKEEKRKEDKKSIDGEKKEEKKKEGEKKTSGDGKKGDRKISEAEKKHYKKAAGDKEDKKAIREKEDEKKATATSGKKEDKRSAGSEKKDNRKTGSAEKNDDKKTAGGDPKSDKKAAGEEKKDDRKTGEDKTLEKKEEKKAMRGESNKDNKKVGEKKDDKKAAEGDKKKGKSPSGGEQRYSGDKKDGDKRAKADDKKTDKRDGEKKDDKKDGEKKPEDKEGDKKPGDKKGNNKAEIRKNDADKCLQTGKKGTKSSSIKKRGIESVKIKRRWPRNQQKARKMTAKERKRKRSLLRKRQEERKMTRRS, from the coding sequence ATGTCCGCACAAGAATATTTCCAATCCGAAGAGAACCCATCCACGGCAAGCTATGATATTCCGATAGATTATGCACACCCCGGAGATTACCAGGCAACACCTCTGCCAGTGTATGAGTCTGTCCCTCAAGGACACAAAGGGGAGGATGCCCTCGACCCCATTAATATAGAAGATCATTGGATGGATCTTGACATTGACGATGAGGGTGACGTGTGGTTCGAAGAGCCTTGGATTCCGTCTTCATCACTTGCGGTGCCCAACCTCAGTGACTCCGCAGTCTCCCCAGTAAGTCAAAATGGCAATCAGCGAGTGGTCATCGCTCCCTCAATCAACTCGTACCCATCGCCTTCTGATGTCCGGCAACGTTACTGTGATCTGCATCAATCCGAATGCCTGCATCAACGAACGCCGGTGGAATCAAGCTCAACTGAGAGAAGTAACATTACACTCGAAGATGACTTGACCCAGGGCACCGGTCTCAAGCACATCGATTGGCCAGGAGTTGGGCTCGCTTTCACTTTACTTCTTATTATTCTTTTCGCGATACATGCGAACTGGGCAGGGGATGGTGAGAAGGAAGATATGAAAAAAGAGCAAGGTAGCTCAGGGAGTAGATCAGAGAGTAAAGACAGGAAGACATCAAACAAAACAGAAGGGGAAATGAAGAGGGACAAAAAGGAATCAAGAGGCGACGAAGACAAGGATAAAAAGgaagcaaagaagaaaagcGGCAATGAGAAAGATAATGATAAGGATGAGAAGAAATTAAGTTCAAAGTCCTCTTCAAAAGCTAACGCTGCGGAGGGTAATGATGATAGGGAAATCTCGAAGAATAAAGGTCATGGGGATAACAAGAAAGATAGGAGCAGCAACAATTCTGAAAAGCTCAAAAACGATGACAAGAAGTCGTCTAAGAAAAGTGACAAAGATGATAGCCACAAGAAATCAGATTCAAAAAGAGATGGCAAAGCCGGAAgaggggagaagaaagaagacAAGGAGAAGTTCTCAGCTTCAGGAGACAAGAAGGGAGACAAGAAGAGCATTgatggagaaaagaaggaggaaaaaaggaaggaagacaagaagagcattgatggggaaaagaaggaggaaaagaagaaggaaggtgAGAAGAAAACAAGTGGTGATGGGAAAAAAGGGGATAGAAAAATCAGTGAAGCGGAAAAGAAACACTACAAGAAAGCTGCTGGCGATAAGGAGGATAAAAAGGCAATTagggaaaaggaagatgagaagaaAGCAACAGCTACAAgtggaaagaaggaagataAGAGATCTGCTGGAagtgagaagaaggataaCAGGAAAACTGGTAGCGCAGAGAAGAACGATGATAAGAAAACAGCTGGTGGGGACCCAAAAAGTGATAAGAAAGCAGCtggggaagagaagaaagatgATAGAAAAACTGGGGAGGATAAAACGTtagagaaaaaagaagagaaaaaggcAATGAGAGGAGAGAGTAACAAAGACAACAAGAAAGTaggagagaaaaaagatgaCAAAAAAGCGGCTGAAGGTGACAAGAAGAAAGGCAAAAGCCCAAGCGGAGGAGAGCAGCGTTATTCTGGAGATAAAAAAGACGGAGACAAAAGGGCAAAGGCCGACGATAAGAAAACAGATAAAAGAGACGGTGAAAAAAAAGACGACAAaaaggatggagagaaaaAACCCGAGGACAAGGAAGGCGATAAGAAACCAGGAGACAAAAAAGGTAATAATAAGGCGGAAATTAGGAAGAACGACGCTGATAAATGTCTGCAGAcaggaaagaaggggacAAAAAGCTCATCAAtaaagaagagagggatAGAAAGCGTGAAGATAAAAAGAAGATGGCCGAGAAATCAGCAGAAGGCAAGGAAAATGACGGcaaaagagagaaaaaggaaaaggagcCTGCTGAGGAAAAGAcaagaggaaaggaagatgacaagaagaagttga
- a CDS encoding Endopeptidase, putative (Similar to TIGR gene model, INSD accession AAW46352.1) has protein sequence MWVATTGCSSPDCQNSPYLFDSSLSLDSGVDTNLTYQSGSVDGTILWEEVNLAGFGIGFQALIGATDVQNEDLEGGNFSGVLGLAMPASSTILNEIGGTTGSSPDGATFLDNLFGSGSSAPSKRMFALSLERRQDVRTSSTFGIGAINPTYCPSPCNLTYMPIIAQPSLGSTGYLHWRVEMQALTITRFSSEQSGTGETTKSIALGSSKVYPSKNYPLAVLDSGGVQILVSSRSYADSIYSAFGITASSDGLYRMPCTQQLALTFTIAGQQIPVHPLDMSYEDPSDVSQKTCIGMIQYSDNLGDTGDFILGSSFLKNVYSVYRYPDTVKHKTWQPTVGLVPLTNASIASQDFYSVRVLHESLGTVSSDQAQSKGGSSSTNSGDNGAAGGDTSKRAVSSAVIAVVCVIGFFVLAAAAFCAWWFWLRRKFGASGVVEYKAAGRKRPPNRQGRNSDHSTSTLRSRKHVDTFRQKSMIEGYDIYNDQDSWVSGTEGADSIRLGHIPEALEEEEEGSGMAGTGDRSSRGSTTTRSLASKSLHGEDQEGDVALVDNVDSFSPGLESTTSDTNGRSPRRTSASVSYSPFVDPPTSNVSDAFPATGRATTGPYPSPLLSSHSKSNSHSHINGSSMGMSGPFPSPPGNRLSTMNLDSSPMYDIRTSDYFSVPGTQRGKDGKRLSSSASGRESDHRKASPSKVSGRGLMDNMLVEEPGDVEDNQNESK, from the exons ATG TGGGTTGCCACCACCGGCTGCTCATCGCCCGACTGTCAGAATTCGCCGTATCTCTTTGACAGTTCCCTCTCCCTGGATTCTGGCGTTGACACCAATTTGACGTATCAATCTGGATCGGTGGACGGCACAATATTATGGGAAGAAGTGAATTTGGCTGGTTTCGGAATTGGTTTCCAAGCTTTGA TTGGGGCAACCGATGTCCAAAATGAAGATTTAGAAGGAGGGAATTTCTCCGGTGTTCTTGGCTTAGCTA TGCCGGCCAGTTCAACAATTCTCAACGAAATCGGAGGTACGACCGGCTCCAGCCCCGACGGTGCTACCTTTCTCGATAACCTGTTTGGCTCTGGATCTTCAGCGCCAAGTAAACGAATGTTTGCTCTTTCCCTCGAACGTCGACAGGATGTCCGTACATCCTCCACCTTCGGTATCGGTGCTATCAATCCCACATACTGCCCGTCGCCATGCAACCTTACTTATATGCCCATCATCGCTCAACCCAGCTTGGGTAGTACAGGCTATTTGCACTGGAGAGTAGAGATGCAGGCCTTGACGATCACGAGATTTAGCAGTGAACAAAGTGGGACAGGAGAGACGACAAAGAGTATAGCACTGGGCTCGAGCAAGGTTTATCCGTCAAAGAACTATCCGTTAGCTGTACTGGATTCAGGCGGTGTACAGATCTTGGTGTCCAGTAGGTCATATGCGGACTCGATATACTCGGCTTTTGGTATCACCGCTAGCTCTGATGGTCTCT ATCGCATGCCTTGTACTCAGCAGCTTGCTTTGACGTTTACGATTGCCGGGCAGCAGATACCAGTCCATCCACTTGATATGTCCTATGAAGACCCGTCGGATGTCAGTCAAAAGACGTGCATCGGGATGATCCAGTACTCAGATAATTTGGGCGACACTGGCGATTT TATCCTGGGGAGCTCATTCCTGAAAAACGTCTACTCTGTCTACCGTTATCCCGACACAGTCAAGCACAAAACTTGGCAACCTACTGTCGGCCTTGTACCCTTGACCAACGCTTCCATCGCCTCTCAAGACTTTTATTCTGTCCGAGTCCTACACGAATCCCTCGGTACCGTGTCATCCGACCAAGCCCAATCGAAGGGTGGCTCCTCTTCAACCAATTCTGGCGATAACGGCGCTGCAGGAGGCGATACTAGCAAACGAGCCGTTTCTTCCGCTGTCATTGCAGTTGTCTGCGTGATCGGCTTTTTTGTGCTTGCAGCTGCCGCCTTTTGCGCGTGGTGGTTCTGGCTTCGACGCAAGTTTGGTGCATCAGGAGTAGTAGAGTACAAGGCCGCTGGGCGAAAACGACCACCGAATCGTCAAGGGCGAAATTCAGATCACAGCACATCTACTCTTCGAAGCAGGAAGCACGTCGATACCTTCCGACAGAAGAGTATGATTGAGGGATACGATATCTACAACGATCAGGATTCGTGGGTCAGCGGCACTGAGGGTGCAGACTCAATTCGTTTGGGACACATCCCCGAAGCattggaagaagaggaagagggtaGTGGGATGGCAGGTACTGGTGATCGTTCTTCCCGGGGGAGCACCACAACGAGGTCGTTGGCGAGCAAAAGTCTTCACGGCGAAGATCAAGAAGGAGACGTCGCTCTCGTAGATAACGTCGACTCGTTCTCTCCTGGGCTTGAGAGCACAACCTCAGATACGAATGGGCGATCGCCTCGTAGGACCAGCGCGAGCGTCTCGTACTCGCCATTCGTTGACCCGCCTACATCTAACGTCTCTGATGCTTTCCCCGCCACCGGACGAGCAACGACAGGTCCGtatccttctcctctcctgTCGTCACATTCAAAATCAAATTCCCACTCGCACATTAATGGTTCCTCCATGGGCATGTCTGGACCCTTCCCCAGTCCACCGGGCAACCGGTTATCGACGATGAACCTTGATTCTTCACCGATGTATGACATTAGAACGAGTGATTACTTTAGCGTTCCTGGAACGCAAAGAGGTAAAGATGGGAAGAGGTTGTCGAGCTCGGCGTCTGGAAGGGAGAGTGATCATAGGAAGGCCAGCCCTAGTAAGGTGTCGGGCAGGGGGTTGATGGACAATATGCTCGTGGAAGAGCCAGGAGACGTGGAGGACAATCAGAACGAGAGCAAGTaa
- a CDS encoding Hypothetical Protein (Similar to TIGR gene model, INSD accession AAW46351.1) yields MTTLAAHHVLSASLHDSTPFLVHTDSDSTDPPLDSPLSEHIATPLHSQSSSPVIRSSTYQCNCSRGRGHGDNAKSFKECDPFVVADSDEAQEGKGPETKQAPSSPPPTSFQYIATDVQKVTCSPTLPNSVVGSPDSSLTATITKTNSTQSSRSTSLSQPSQRLMGTLFSLPLPFCANKPSHRPHLHISTNNEKVFSRSSLLISPVTFSRPALPLGVSAYYLAKPELAKRRRFGDSKQDVALSAVLLNRESKTYTAPIKFKIEAQLDGSLLERDLKDVPSKRRSVSLPAYEYKQSVKDQGIPGNGTTMTRNRAFVGKKRVQFTIDSFSELNGSSVTSSQPSNLSTSSSQCTLNDYNDDPLYALERQIAHQPQVRQAKDESEDDVSIVSDMSVAAFLTVLHQMEVDMVNQLGQGLIPSWLVGWMRWVKNVSQSQSQSQTQAQSQSQSRCYGKVNFEEEEEEAFSMGCFSSFEDGCLSPGLELQVA; encoded by the exons ATGACCACACTCGCCGCTCACCACGTTCTCTCTGCTTCTCTCCATGATAGCACTCCTTTCCTTGTTCACACAGACTCAGACTCTACCGATCCTCCTCTCGACTCTCCTCTTTCCGAACATATAGCCACACCCCTTCATTCCCAGTCTTCTTCCCCAGTAATCCGCTCTTCCACTTATCAATGCAACTGTTCTCGCGGTCGGGGACACGGCGACAATGCAAAATCCTTCAAAGAGTGCGATCCTTTCGTCGTAGCTGACAGTGATGAGGCTcaggaaggaaaagggcCCGAAACCAAACAAGCTCCTTCATCCCCGCCACCAACTTCCTTCCAGTACATTGCTACCGACGTACAAAAGGTGACCTGTAGCCCAACGCTACCTAACTCTGTTGTCGGCAGCCCTGATTCATCCCTTACCGCTACTATCACCAAAACCAACTCTACTCAATCCAGTCGATCTACAAGTTTGTCGCAACCTTCTCAGCGATTAATGGGCACCTTGTTCTcgcttcctcttcctttctgCGCCAACAAACCGTCTCATCGACCTCATCTTCACATTTCCACCAACAACGAAAAGGTGTTCAGCCGATCTTCTCTTTTAATCAGTCCAGTTACTTTCAGTCGACCAGCCTTGCCTCTTGGCGTGTCTGCTTATTACCTCGCGAAACCGGAGCTTGCTAAGCGCCGTCGTTTCGGTGACTCGAAGCAAGACGTCGCTCTGTCTGCTGTACTTCTCAATCGCGAGTCCAAAACTTACACTGCTCCAATCAAGTTCAAAATCGAAGCACAGCTTGATGGATCATTGCTGGAAAGAGACTTGAAGGATGTCCCAAGCAAGAGAAGGAGCGTCAGTTTGCCTGCTTACGAGTACAAGCAAAGCGTAAAGGATCAG GGAATTCCTGGCAACGGTACTACCATGACAAGAAACAGAGCTTTTGTAGGCAAGAAGCGAGTACAGTTTACAATAGACAGCTTTTCTGAG CTCAATGGTTCTTCAGTCACCAGTTCACAGCCAAGCAACCTCTCGACATCCTCCTCTCAATGCACCCTGAACGACTATAACGATGACCCTCTGTACGCTTTGGAACGTCAAATCGCCCATCAACCACAAGTGCGACAAGCAAAAGACGAGTCTGAAGACGACGTGTCGATTGTCTCGGACATGTCTGTTGCAGCCTTTCTCACTGTACTCCACCAAATGGAGGTCGACATGGTCAACCAGCTTGGTCAGGGTCTCATTCCTTCTTGGCTCGTAGGGTGGATGCGATGGGTCAAGAATGTCTCTCAGTCTCAATCCCAATCCCAAACGCAAGCACAGTCACAATCACAGTCAAGATGCTATGGCAAAGTGAATtttgaggaagaagaagaagaagcatTTTCGATGGGGTGTTTCTCAAGTTTTGAAGATGGATGTCTTTCCCCTGGTCTCGAGCTTCAGGTGGCCTAA
- a CDS encoding Cytoplasm protein, putative (Similar to TIGR gene model, INSD accession AAW46350.1), which produces MAMSSSKLSGVRQLMKEQGVDAYVVPSEDAHASEYLAPCDARRAYITGFTGSAGCAVITHDKALCWTDGRYWLQAEKQLGEGWALMKSGLPEVPTWAQWLSTEVSPNSLIGIDPTVIPYSEALSLHSSLPLSSPTPGSSSSRLIATPNLIDSLWVPPSRPLRPSQSIFQLADKYTGEPVSSKLRRLRDKLVKIGSPGMVVASLDEIAWVFNLRGADIPYNPVFFAYTIITPDDCTLFVSPSSLTTEVRSYLRTNGVAVLDYSQVWTSLEAWKERLKVDQETKSKEQRDGVKRARLEEEARKEEEGEKLKKTNKVLIGNKTSWAVAKAVGEDNVEVRRSLIEEMKAKKNATEIEGFRQCHIRDGAALVRYLAWLEEALENGESWTEYDAATKLEEFRKENKLFMGLSFETISSTGANAAVIHYSPPEKGSKVIEKKQMYLCDSGAQYLDGTTDVTRTIHFGTPTEDQKRAFTRVLQGHISLDTIVFPQGTTGYILDVLARRALWSDGLDYRHSTSHGIGSFLNVHEGPQGVGQRPAYNEVALQEGMVISNEPGYYKDGEWGIRIEGVDVIERRETRENFGGKGWLGLERITMCPIQTKLVDPLLLSVKEKDWLNEYHAEVLAKLAPMLKDMGDERAGKWLERECRPL; this is translated from the exons TATATTACAGGATTCACCGGGTCTGCCGGCTGCGCGGTCATAACTCATGACAAAGCACTTTGCTGGACTGATGGCAGATACTGGCTCCAAGCAGAAAAGCAACTCGGTGAAGG ATGGGCTTTGATGAAGAGTGGGCTGCCGGAAGTACCTACTTGGGCCCAGTGGCTTAGCACT GAAGTTTCACCTAATTCTTTGATCGGTATCGATCCAACCGTCATTCCGTACTCTGAAGCACTCTCGCTCCactcttcccttcccttGTCTTCACCTACCCCAGgttcatcttcttcaagacTCATCGCTACTCCCAACTTGATCGATTCCCTTTGGGTACCTCCTTCCCGTCCTCTTCGACCTTCTCAATCCATATTCCAACTTGCCGATAAGTACACTGGGGAACCTGTCTCTTCCAAATTGAGGCGTTTGAGGGACAAGCTTGTAAAGATAGGGAGTCCCGGTATGGTTGTAGCGTCGCTTGATGAGATTGCTTGGGTGTTTAATCTGAGAGGAGCGGACATTCCTTACAATCCC GTATTCTTTGCGTACACTATCATCACTCCGGATGATTGCACCCTCTTCGTCTCACCTTCGTCTCTCACCACTGAGGTTCGATCCTATCTCCGCACCAACGGAGTAGCCGTCCTCGACTACTCTCAGGTGTGGACTTCACTTGAAGCTTGGAAGGAGAGGCTCAAGGTTGACCAGGAGACTAAAAGCAAGGAGCAAAGAGATGGTGTGAAGCGGGCACGACTCGAGGAGGAGGcaaggaaagaggaagagggagaaaAGCTGAAGAAAACAAATAAGGTTTTGATTGGAAACAAGACGAGCTGGGCTGTTGCCAAAGCTGTTGGAGAG GACAATGTGGAAGTACGACGATCTCTTAttgaggagatgaaggCCAAGAAAAACGCT ACTGAAATTGAAGGCTTTCGTCAGTGTCATATACGTGACGGGGCTGCGCTCGTGCGATATCTTGCTTGGTTGGAAGAAGCGCTTGAGAATGGAGAAAGTTGGACAGAGTACGATGCAGCGACCAAACTTGAAGAATTTCGCAA GGAGAACAAACTTTTCATGGGACTTTCATTTGAAACGATCTCTTCTACTGGCGCAAATGCCGCTGTCATTCATTATTCTCCCCCCGAAAAGGGGAGTAAGGTGATAGAAAAAAAGCAAATGTACTTGTGTGACTCTGGTG CCCAGTACTTGGATGGGACCACGGATGTAACTCGAACGATT CATTTCGGCACACCTACCGAGGATCAAAAGCGCGCATTCACCCGAGTG TTGCAAGGACACATTTCCTTGGATACTATCGTTTTCCCTCAGGGTACAACTG GTTACATTCT AGATGTACTCGCCCGTCGAGCTCTTTGGAGTGATGGATTGGACTACCG TCACTCAACGTCCCACGGCATTGGCTCTTTCCTCAACGTCCACGAAGGTCCTCAAGGTGTAGGACAACGACCAGCGTACAACGAAGTGGCTTTACAAGAGGGTATGGTTATTTCCAATGAACCGGGCTACTACAAAGATGGTGAATGGGGGATTCGAATCGAAGGAGTGGACGTCATCGAGAGAAGGGAGACGAGAGAGAATTTTGGTGGCAAAGGGTGGTTGGGACTTGAAAGAATCACCATG TGTCCTATCCAGACAAAACTCGTGGATCCTTTGTTGCTCAGCGTCAAAGAAAAAGACTGGCTCAACGAATATCACGCAGAAGTCCTCGCAAAGTTGGCACCGATGTTGAAAGATATGGGAGATGAAAGAGCAGGTAAATGGCTGGAAAGAGAATGCCGACCTCTGTAA